In one window of Candidatus Omnitrophota bacterium DNA:
- the metW gene encoding methionine biosynthesis protein MetW, which translates to MKNSRIEHRVISDLIPSGSKVLELGCGEGALLELLVREKEVRAQGLEINEQSIYKCVEKGLSVLHGDIEGGLSEYKDKAFDFVIMDRTFQELKKPAVALDEALRVGQKVIAAFPNFVHYKARLQFFFKGKVPVTEALPYEWYNTPNLHFLSVIDFFEYCAREKIRIEKEIFIGNNRRIRRLPNLFAEIAVFLLSRGG; encoded by the coding sequence ATGAAAAATTCAAGAATCGAACACAGGGTGATCAGCGATCTTATCCCGTCCGGCTCAAAGGTTTTAGAGCTGGGCTGCGGCGAAGGCGCTCTGCTGGAGCTTCTGGTGAGGGAAAAGGAAGTGCGCGCGCAGGGCCTTGAGATCAACGAGCAGTCAATATACAAGTGCGTTGAAAAGGGACTGAGTGTTCTGCACGGCGATATAGAGGGGGGGCTTTCCGAATACAAAGACAAGGCCTTTGATTTTGTCATAATGGACAGGACATTTCAGGAGCTGAAGAAACCGGCGGTAGCGCTGGATGAAGCCCTGAGGGTGGGGCAGAAAGTCATAGCGGCTTTTCCGAATTTTGTGCATTATAAAGCCAGGCTCCAGTTTTTCTTCAAGGGGAAGGTGCCTGTCACCGAGGCCCTGCCCTATGAATGGTACAACACGCCGAATCTTCATTTTTTAAGTGTCATTGATTTTTTTGAATACTGCGCCAGGGAGAAGATACGGATTGAGAAAGAGATATTCATCGGGAATAACAGAAGGATAAGGCGATTGCCGAATTTGTTCGCGGAAATAGCCGTGTTTCTTCTTTCAAGAGGGGGTTGA
- a CDS encoding homoserine O-acetyltransferase has protein sequence MKKQDKIPESGVGQPDGLGFVETKSFTFNEMLFDSGELFGPVTVAYETYGRLNADKSNAVLICHALTGDAHAAGFHAGDDKPGWWDEMIGPGKAFDTNKYFVICSNVIGGCKGSTGPASINIDTGKPYGLSFPALTIKDMVTSQKKLIEHLGIEKLLAVSGGSMGGMQALQWVESYPENLCSVIPIATTMRHSPQQIAFSEVGRQAVMADPDWNGGDYYGGSLPVKGLSVARMVGHITYMSDESMIEKFGRRKKQVRPDFKFDPDFEVEGYLKYRGDNFVKRFDANSYLYCTKALDCFDFSGDKHPADVFKELRAQFLVIAFKSDWLYPAYQSLEIVKLCKLSGIDVTYCEIKSTYGHDAFLLEIKEETHLIKHFLKKVEGK, from the coding sequence ATGAAGAAACAAGATAAAATACCTGAAAGCGGCGTCGGCCAGCCCGACGGCCTGGGTTTCGTTGAGACGAAGTCTTTTACTTTCAATGAAATGCTTTTTGATTCGGGGGAACTTTTCGGACCAGTTACGGTTGCTTATGAAACTTACGGCAGGTTGAACGCGGATAAGAGCAATGCGGTCCTTATTTGCCACGCTTTGACAGGTGACGCTCACGCTGCCGGTTTTCACGCCGGCGACGATAAGCCGGGCTGGTGGGATGAGATGATAGGCCCGGGCAAAGCATTTGATACAAACAAATATTTTGTGATATGCTCAAATGTCATAGGCGGCTGTAAGGGCTCGACGGGACCTGCCTCAATAAACATAGATACCGGCAAACCCTACGGGCTGAGTTTCCCGGCCCTGACAATAAAGGATATGGTCACATCGCAAAAAAAACTCATTGAGCATCTGGGGATAGAAAAACTTCTCGCAGTGTCAGGCGGCTCAATGGGAGGAATGCAGGCCCTTCAGTGGGTGGAGTCGTATCCCGAAAACCTGTGTTCCGTTATACCCATAGCCACGACTATGAGGCACTCGCCGCAGCAGATAGCTTTCAGCGAAGTCGGCCGCCAGGCCGTTATGGCCGATCCGGACTGGAACGGCGGTGATTATTACGGCGGCTCTCTTCCCGTAAAAGGTTTGTCGGTGGCGAGGATGGTAGGCCACATCACCTATATGAGCGATGAATCCATGATAGAGAAGTTCGGCCGCAGAAAAAAACAGGTGAGGCCGGATTTTAAGTTCGACCCGGATTTTGAGGTGGAGGGCTATCTTAAATACAGGGGAGATAACTTTGTGAAGAGGTTTGACGCCAATTCATATCTTTACTGCACAAAGGCCCTTGACTGTTTTGATTTTAGCGGCGACAAACACCCCGCAGATGTTTTTAAGGAGCTACGAGCGCAATTTCTGGTTATCGCCTTCAAATCCGACTGGCTGTATCCGGCCTATCAGTCGCTTGAAATTGTAAAACTCTGTAAACTTTCCGGAATTGACGTGACATATTGTGAGATCAAATCCACCTACGGCCATGACGCTTTTCTTCTGGAAATAAAAGAAGAGACGCATCTGATAAAGCATTTTTTGAAAAAAGTCGAGGGAAAATGA
- the cysK gene encoding cysteine synthase A codes for MKKIYEDITKTIGHTPLVKLNRMAGAEKAVVLAKLESFNPLSSVKDRIGVAMIEAAEKQGLLKKGSVIIEPTSGNTGIALAFVAATKGYRLILTMPDTMSAERQQLLKVFGAELVLTPGAKGMQGAIDKAVEIQKKISCSYIPQQFNNPANPEIHRKTTAEEIWNDTEGSVDIFVAGIGTGGTITGVAEVLKKRKKTIKIIGVEPKDSPVLSGGAVGPHKIQGIGAGFVPDVLNRDLIDEIVTVTNDDAGETARKLASEEGILAGISSGAAVWAALEAAKKYEGRNIVVILPDTGERYLSTWLFDFAKTG; via the coding sequence ATGAAAAAAATTTATGAGGATATCACAAAAACGATAGGGCACACGCCGCTTGTTAAATTAAACAGGATGGCGGGGGCTGAGAAGGCCGTGGTGCTCGCGAAGCTGGAATCGTTTAATCCGCTTTCAAGCGTCAAGGACAGGATCGGCGTGGCGATGATAGAGGCGGCAGAAAAACAGGGGCTGCTGAAAAAGGGTTCGGTTATAATCGAGCCCACGAGCGGCAACACCGGAATAGCTCTTGCTTTTGTCGCGGCCACAAAGGGTTACCGGCTCATTCTCACAATGCCCGACACTATGAGCGCAGAAAGGCAGCAGCTCCTGAAGGTATTCGGCGCCGAGCTTGTTTTAACGCCCGGAGCCAAGGGTATGCAGGGCGCCATAGACAAGGCGGTGGAGATACAGAAAAAAATAAGCTGCAGTTATATACCGCAGCAGTTCAATAATCCCGCCAATCCCGAAATCCACAGAAAGACCACGGCGGAAGAGATATGGAACGATACGGAAGGTTCCGTTGATATTTTCGTTGCGGGTATCGGCACGGGCGGGACTATTACGGGTGTCGCCGAAGTTTTGAAGAAAAGAAAAAAAACAATTAAGATCATCGGCGTTGAGCCTAAAGATTCGCCTGTCTTGAGCGGAGGCGCCGTGGGGCCTCACAAGATACAGGGGATAGGAGCCGGCTTTGTGCCGGATGTCCTGAACCGGGATCTTATAGACGAGATAGTCACGGTTACTAATGACGACGCGGGTGAGACGGCGCGAAAGCTCGCGAGCGAAGAAGGGATACTCGCAGGCATTTCCAGCGGAGCCGCCGTATGGGCCGCGCTTGAAGCCGCAAAAAAATACGAGGGCCGGAACATTGTGGTCATTCTGCCGGATACGGGCGAGAGGTATCTTTCAACATGGCTTTTTGATTTCGCGAAAACGGGGTAG
- a CDS encoding aminotransferase class I/II-fold pyridoxal phosphate-dependent enzyme, with the protein MTQQKKEFGFNTQALHAGQTPDPATLSRGVPVYRTSSYVFKSTEHAANLFALKELGNIYTRLMNPTHDILEKRISALEGGAASVAVASGTNAIFYTVINIAKSGDEIVSANNLYGGTYTMFDAILPNFGITTKFVKPSDPENFEKAITDKTKLLYLETIGNPVLDVTDIEEVSKIARRHNLPLVVDATFTTPYLLRAIEHGADIVVNSLTKWIGGHGSAIGGIVTDSGKFNWQDKKFPLFTEPDPNYHGLKWAYDLPEALAPIAFALRLRTVPLRNLGGSISPDNAWIFIQGTETLPLRMARHSENALLAAQYLKNHPGVEWVRYPGLKDDPSHQVAAKYLKKGFGGMVVFGIKGGLEAGKKFIEALQLFSHLANVGDAKSLALHPASTSHSQIPADKQLEAGLTPDLIRLSIGLEDIDDIIWDIEQALKKAIA; encoded by the coding sequence ATGACTCAGCAAAAAAAGGAATTTGGTTTTAACACGCAGGCCCTGCACGCGGGTCAGACACCGGATCCAGCGACTCTATCGCGGGGAGTTCCGGTTTACCGCACCAGTTCGTATGTGTTTAAAAGTACCGAGCACGCGGCGAATTTATTCGCCTTAAAAGAGCTGGGGAATATCTATACACGGCTCATGAATCCGACTCACGATATTCTTGAGAAAAGGATCTCGGCGCTTGAAGGCGGCGCGGCGTCGGTGGCGGTGGCGTCGGGAACAAACGCTATTTTTTACACCGTGATAAATATCGCCAAAAGCGGAGATGAGATCGTCTCGGCCAATAATCTTTACGGCGGGACATACACGATGTTTGATGCTATACTGCCGAATTTCGGTATAACCACGAAATTCGTTAAGCCTTCCGATCCGGAGAATTTTGAGAAAGCGATCACCGACAAAACAAAGCTGCTCTATCTTGAAACTATAGGTAACCCCGTTCTTGATGTGACGGACATAGAGGAGGTCTCAAAGATCGCGCGCAGACATAATCTGCCTCTGGTGGTAGACGCCACTTTCACCACTCCTTATCTGCTCAGGGCCATTGAGCACGGCGCGGATATTGTTGTCAATTCTCTGACGAAATGGATAGGCGGTCACGGTTCGGCGATAGGCGGCATAGTCACCGATTCAGGTAAGTTTAACTGGCAGGACAAGAAATTCCCGCTCTTTACAGAACCGGATCCGAATTATCACGGCTTGAAATGGGCATATGATTTGCCGGAGGCCCTGGCTCCAATCGCCTTTGCCCTGCGCTTGAGGACGGTGCCGCTGCGAAATCTCGGCGGCAGCATATCGCCGGATAACGCCTGGATCTTCATACAGGGCACAGAGACGCTTCCCCTGAGAATGGCGAGGCATTCAGAAAACGCTCTGCTGGCCGCGCAGTATCTGAAGAATCATCCCGGCGTTGAATGGGTGAGGTATCCGGGGCTGAAAGATGACCCGTCTCATCAGGTGGCGGCGAAATATCTGAAAAAGGGTTTCGGCGGAATGGTCGTTTTCGGTATCAAGGGGGGCCTTGAAGCGGGAAAGAAATTTATTGAAGCGCTTCAGTTGTTTTCACATCTGGCCAATGTCGGAGACGCGAAGTCTCTTGCTCTGCATCCGGCCAGCACCTCCCATTCCCAGATCCCCGCGGATAAGCAGCTTGAGGCGGGCCTGACGCCCGACCTCATCAGGCTGTCTATCGGTCTTGAGGATATAGATGATATAATATGGGATATTGAACAGGCGCTGAAAAAAGCCATAGCGTAG
- a CDS encoding Rrf2 family transcriptional regulator: protein MKLSTKLRYGVRGMLDLAKQDGKGTVLLKDIAARQSISESYLANIFGPLVGAKLVVSKRGCRGGFNLGRKASKIKLSEIAAVIDGPISLVDCISKAESCKKISSCAVRVVWARMEKALNEVLESITLQELVRIDADKTGKLAKMYHI from the coding sequence ATGAAATTATCGACAAAATTGAGATACGGCGTCAGGGGGATGCTCGACCTTGCCAAGCAGGACGGCAAGGGCACTGTGCTTTTAAAGGATATTGCCGCAAGGCAATCCATATCGGAGAGCTATCTGGCAAATATTTTCGGCCCGCTTGTCGGCGCAAAACTTGTTGTCAGCAAAAGAGGATGCCGCGGCGGATTTAATCTCGGCCGCAAGGCTTCAAAAATCAAATTGAGTGAAATAGCCGCAGTTATAGACGGCCCCATTTCACTGGTGGACTGCATATCCAAAGCTGAATCCTGCAAGAAAATTTCAAGTTGCGCGGTGAGAGTTGTTTGGGCCCGTATGGAAAAAGCATTGAATGAAGTGCTTGAATCAATTACATTGCAGGAACTTGTGAGAATTGATGCGGATAAAACGGGCAAATTGGCAAAAATGTATCACATATAA
- a CDS encoding TonB-dependent receptor, which produces MYMNFLAAAVLVLSPVFVCAGNSLLPETIVVTGTRIPASFSGATRNVTVIEREDIENAPVRSVPELLSYMLGVDIQERGTYGIQADVSIRGSTFQQTLILVDGIRINDSQTAHHNMDLPVSIADIERIEILRGPGSSVYGTDAFGGVINIITRTPSEARFDAEVSGGGDNTRAGLISGSRKWGNFGQSFSAEKKTSDGFQYNNDFEISNFTGKSSFRLPGADFNLLLGVTDKDFGPHNFYFTGGDEERERTVAKFVALNARIALTERISLEPKLYSRRHDDRFGYKYGSNFYQNEHTTQQNGIDVHILVKLTPQTSLVSGGEFSADKIESSNMGNRNQRIIAPYFEFNTTVFNKLSLDFGMRADYHSEWGRQLSPTAGLGWQIDKNWKLRSAAGRAFRSPSFTELYYLTLTNKGDSSLRPEKNISYEIGADYSIDRISAGITVFRRRESDVIDWIKNTLSDQQWLAKNIGRVAVNGAEITTGIKMAPATLSIGYVFVDMDSQADYISKYALRAPEHQFSSVISFPVAGISADARTVYKKRPGEKGYFLLASGISKKYGKVELFLRGTNLLNVSYEEITDAPSPPRWLGAGVKIKI; this is translated from the coding sequence ATGTATATGAATTTTTTAGCGGCGGCAGTATTGGTTTTATCTCCTGTTTTTGTTTGCGCCGGGAACAGTTTACTGCCGGAAACAATTGTTGTAACCGGCACGAGAATTCCGGCGAGTTTTTCCGGCGCAACAAGAAATGTAACCGTAATTGAAAGGGAAGATATTGAAAATGCTCCCGTCCGTTCAGTTCCCGAGCTTCTCAGTTATATGCTTGGCGTAGATATTCAGGAGCGGGGGACTTACGGAATTCAGGCGGATGTTTCAATAAGGGGTTCAACATTTCAGCAGACCCTTATCCTCGTTGACGGAATCAGAATAAACGATTCCCAGACCGCGCACCACAATATGGATCTTCCGGTATCTATAGCAGATATAGAACGGATTGAGATTCTGCGTGGCCCCGGCTCGTCGGTCTACGGGACGGACGCTTTCGGAGGGGTAATAAACATCATTACCAGAACGCCGTCAGAGGCCAGGTTTGACGCTGAAGTTTCCGGGGGCGGAGATAATACACGGGCGGGCCTGATAAGCGGCAGCCGGAAATGGGGAAACTTCGGACAATCTTTTTCAGCGGAAAAGAAAACTTCGGATGGGTTCCAGTATAATAACGATTTTGAAATTTCTAATTTCACAGGCAAATCATCTTTCAGGCTGCCGGGGGCTGATTTTAACTTGCTGCTTGGAGTTACCGATAAAGACTTCGGCCCGCATAATTTCTACTTTACTGGAGGAGATGAGGAAAGGGAAAGAACCGTAGCAAAATTTGTCGCTCTGAATGCGCGGATTGCTCTCACGGAGCGCATATCTCTTGAGCCGAAGCTGTATTCCCGCAGGCATGACGATAGGTTCGGATATAAGTATGGGAGTAATTTTTACCAGAATGAGCATACCACCCAACAAAACGGAATTGATGTACATATCCTGGTTAAACTGACGCCGCAAACCAGTCTTGTTTCAGGAGGGGAATTCAGCGCTGACAAAATTGAATCCAGCAATATGGGAAACCGCAACCAGAGAATAATAGCTCCTTATTTCGAATTCAATACGACTGTTTTTAATAAATTATCGCTTGATTTTGGCATGCGTGCGGACTATCATTCCGAATGGGGCAGGCAGTTGTCCCCGACGGCGGGTCTGGGCTGGCAAATAGATAAAAACTGGAAACTTCGTTCGGCTGCAGGCCGAGCCTTCCGCTCCCCTTCTTTTACGGAACTTTACTATCTAACTCTCACAAACAAAGGGGATTCTTCGCTTAGGCCTGAAAAAAACATATCTTATGAGATAGGCGCGGATTATTCTATTGACAGGATTTCCGCAGGGATAACTGTTTTCAGAAGACGGGAGAGCGATGTCATTGACTGGATAAAAAATACACTAAGTGACCAGCAATGGCTGGCAAAAAATATAGGCAGAGTAGCGGTTAACGGCGCCGAAATTACCACCGGAATAAAAATGGCTCCCGCGACACTGTCTATAGGATATGTTTTTGTTGACATGGATTCCCAAGCTGATTACATATCAAAATACGCCCTCAGGGCACCGGAACACCAGTTTTCATCCGTGATCAGCTTTCCGGTTGCGGGGATTTCCGCCGACGCGCGGACGGTGTATAAGAAAAGGCCAGGCGAGAAAGGATATTTTCTGCTGGCATCGGGCATTTCAAAAAAGTACGGGAAAGTGGAACTTTTTCTCAGGGGGACAAATCTATTAAACGTGTCCTATGAGGAAATTACGGACGCGCCTTCTCCCCCGAGGTGGCTCGGGGCCGGGGTGAAAATTAAGATATAA